Part of the Halobellus ruber genome is shown below.
GTCTCAGACAGTTAGACGTGGAAATAGAAGTCTCTTACAAGTCGGTGTACCGGCGCGTCCAGTGCTTCCTGCGAGCGCTGGACGCGCCTCAACTACACCTCGAAGGCCCGGTCAAAATTGACGAACTGTGCGTGAAATCTGGGCTCAAAGGCCGCGAGCGCGACTCCCGGTCGCGCTCGCGTGGCCTGTCCACGCGTGGACGAGGGACGTACGAACAGGACAAGCCACCGGTGTTCATTCTCGCTGATCGTGGAAGCGGTGACCACTATGTGCTCCCAGCGAAAGCCGCCGACGAATCGACGATTCGACTCCTGCTGGCGGTCGGCCAGCAGGAGTCGTTAGTCGTCTACACCGACGGCTTTCGAGCGTACGATCCGCTTGATGAGGACGACACATTCACCCGCGAATACGTCGTCCACGGCGACGGAGATGTCCACGTCAATACCTGTGAGAGCCACGGATCGCTGGCGCGATCCTGGCTCTCGCCGCATCGAGGCATCTCAGAGGACAAACTGACGCCGTATCTCAGAGTATTCCAACTCCGTCGTCGTGTCTATCGAAAACCGGGGAAAGAAGCACTCAAAACCATCCTCGAAACCGCACTCTGCTCACCAACAATCTACGCCACAAGAGCGTAAGCCGTATCTCAGAGCGTTCCAACTCCGACGTGAGGTCTTCCGAAAACCAAGGGAAAGAAGCGCTGAAAACCATCCTCGAAACAGTACTCTGACTCATCAACAATCTACGCCACAAGAGCGATGACATTTTTATCTCCAGCCAGTGGGACACTCGCGAGAACGCGATGGCCTTCTTCGGGTCTGACCAGTTCGGCGAGATTCTCGAGTGGGGCCCCGACGCGCTGGCCAACCGCCCGCGACGCGCCTCCCTGGCGTAGCGTGCCTACCGCCGCGGCTGGGGAGGCGAACGCGAGGGATGCTACACCCCCCGTCGCGATCCTACACCTGCTGCGACGCCGTCGGGTCGCACAAGAGGACCCACTCTAGGGTGGCGAGCAGCACCGCGGTGCACAGAAGCGGCGTGATCACCGCCGGAGAGAGCGCCAGCCCGGCTATCGAACCCAGGCCGAGGATCCGGAGCGCGGTCGCGGCCGCCGCGGCGACGAGGAGGACACGGAGGAGGTACCACGCGGCCAGGAAAGCGTATGTGCTCCGGCGAGCCGGCGGAAGTGATCTGGCGCCGTCGAGCCGGAGCACCGCTGCGCGCCCGGAAACCGCGAGCACGAGGCCGATACCCAAGAATCCGGCCGGAGTCGCGGCCGAACTAGCTCCGACGGCGAGCGCCCAGAGCGCGACCAGAAGTAAGCCGAGGCCGCCGACGCTGCGGCCGCCAGGCGACGGGAGAAGCGTCGCCCCTCTGGTGTGGAGCAGCCGCCAGACGGCGAACGCCAGCGCCGCGGCGCCGGTCGCGCGCAACGCTGCCGGGTTCGGGATCCGGATGGTCGTCCCGCCGACACCAAGCGTCAATGCGAGCAGGCCCGCGCCCAACCCGATCAGCGCGAGGAGGCCGCCCACGTAAGCAATCCGAACGAGTCGCCGGCGCCGGTTGTCCGCCGGGGCGAGGTGTCGGTCACACACATACCGGAGGCTCTCGACCATCGCCAGGATCCCGAGGGTGTGGTACAGCGGATCCCACCGCCACCACTCGACGGCGAACCCGCCGCGGAATTGTAAACTTGGCTCGACGCTGGTCCAGAGGGTCGCAGCGCCGCCGAGCGCCACGGCGGCGGCCAGCAGACCGCCGGTGAGCGGTCCGATCCGGGCGCCGAGGTCCGGCGCATCGAACCGGGAGCCACGCCGGAACAGGTCGACCTCGAACCCGCCCCACACCACTAAGACGACGAGCCCGAGTCCTCCCGACACGAAGTCATATACCGACACCCAGAAGGGGAATATCCACCGCGAGAGCTGGTAGGCGTCGGTAACCGGACTGGTGAGCGCGTCAACGGGACCACCGGCCGTGTCCGGCATCCGCGCGGTTTCGAACTCGTCGCGGAACTCGGTCATCGGCGGCCCGTCGGGCTCGTCGCCGAGTCCGATCCGCTCGACATCGTACGGAAACTTCGAGATCCGCATCTTCCAGACGGTCTCCCGCGACGGGGTCACCTCCATAACGAACCGGCTGTCGACGAGCAGCGTGTTTCCGTTCGGAAGCCGGTCGGCGTCGCGCGGCCACACGAGGTCCTGGTCGTACTCCCAGGTGAGTTCCCACCCCGTGTCGGTGCGCCGATATTCGACGATCCGGTCGTTTTCGCTGTCCGCGACGAGCACGGTTGGCGGGTCCCGCGAAATAAGGTTGGGGTTGTGTTGCTCGTAGAGAATGTTGTAGTTGTCCTCCTCCCCCAGTGTCCACCTAATTTCCTTCGTCGAGCGGTTGATCAACATAACCCGATCAAAGTTGCGTGGGCTCACGAGAAACGCCGAGGCATTGTTGACCGCATCGACGTCGTTGAGGTGGGTGTAGTCCCCGGCATAACTGGTTGGATCGCCCCCGCCGACGTCCGGCGGGAACCGATCGGTGAAGTTGTACGTCCACACCCGCTCGCGAGTCCCGTTCGAGCGGTCAATGACAATTACTTGATGGCTCGTACCGTCGACGTACGCGTACCGCCCGTCGCCGAGTCTGTCGACGTCGTGGGTCCCGTTTGCGA
Proteins encoded:
- a CDS encoding IS1595 family transposase; the protein is MIPLKTFVSERRAANLLAQIRWRDGVYCPRCRAESVIRYGSYRVFQRYRCKNCDRTFNDQTGTGFEHSPVALSKWFFAVYTYIRFNTSLRQLDVEIEVSYKSVYRRVQCFLRALDAPQLHLEGPVKIDELCVKSGLKGRERDSRSRSRGLSTRGRGTYEQDKPPVFILADRGSGDHYVLPAKAADESTIRLLLAVGQQESLVVYTDGFRAYDPLDEDDTFTREYVVHGDGDVHVNTCESHGSLARSWLSPHRGISEDKLTPYLRVFQLRRRVYRKPGKEALKTILETALCSPTIYATRA
- a CDS encoding aryl-sulfate sulfotransferase, with the translated sequence MADQRTRARVAALVIVALLFTPVVTSAVTHDDIRSERTADDTNADELVVVTAQGDDLGNGRDSRLVVVEPDTERTVHQNTTYATYFDVDPLNDTTLLYAAKNGAGESFAVVQNWRTGAVHAKFRIANGTHDVDRLGDGRYAYVDGTSHQVIVIDRSNGTRERVWTYNFTDRFPPDVGGGDPTSYAGDYTHLNDVDAVNNASAFLVSPRNFDRVMLINRSTKEIRWTLGEEDNYNILYEQHNPNLISRDPPTVLVADSENDRIVEYRRTDTGWELTWEYDQDLVWPRDADRLPNGNTLLVDSRFVMEVTPSRETVWKMRISKFPYDVERIGLGDEPDGPPMTEFRDEFETARMPDTAGGPVDALTSPVTDAYQLSRWIFPFWVSVYDFVSGGLGLVVLVVWGGFEVDLFRRGSRFDAPDLGARIGPLTGGLLAAAVALGGAATLWTSVEPSLQFRGGFAVEWWRWDPLYHTLGILAMVESLRYVCDRHLAPADNRRRRLVRIAYVGGLLALIGLGAGLLALTLGVGGTTIRIPNPAALRATGAAALAFAVWRLLHTRGATLLPSPGGRSVGGLGLLLVALWALAVGASSAATPAGFLGIGLVLAVSGRAAVLRLDGARSLPPARRSTYAFLAAWYLLRVLLVAAAAATALRILGLGSIAGLALSPAVITPLLCTAVLLATLEWVLLCDPTASQQV